The Montipora capricornis isolate CH-2021 chromosome 6, ASM3666992v2, whole genome shotgun sequence genome has a window encoding:
- the LOC138051104 gene encoding galanin receptor type 1-like isoform X1, translated as MLNAIPLWYFSNVSALKLPYSKVLKKLKAKGRLQSVSDTSFWKTLARMASQSSNNSSQQLSQSDQYTERTMTLVIIFIIISVGIIGNSMVIAVVKAIRGMRSTTNYLLVNIALADIITLLFTIVHFILSRFSSPPSFTSAALNFLCKFIYTNNVSLVSFLVTVMTLTLLAIERYQALVKPLTSSRRLTSERIACVITGIWSASFALVTPLFATTAYKPDDKEICSHGDAREGIVIYIYCFVVILALIPFTIIMFCYSFIIYGMYINKTIFNNNGERRATRQEITEKRRLVWLLIILTLIFFVAFIPYGILLIMKYSEVNNAFIIDLHYATQYLTLLNFAVNPFIYAFASSGYRRGYVFLLKKITCRNTTVNAIELREMQLRTSVRTM; from the coding sequence ACTCCAGTCAGTCAGTGATACCTCATTTTGGAAAACATTGGCACGCATGGCTTCCCAGTCGAGCAACAACAGCTCCCAGCAGCTGAGCCAATCAGACCAGTACACTGAACGGACTATGACGTTGGTTattatattcattattattagtgTTGGTATCATCGGTAATTCAATGGTCATAGCAGTGGTGAAGGCCATCCGTGGGATGAGATCAACAACCAACTATCTCCTCGTCAATATTGCTTTAGCAGATATTATTACGCTGCTCTTTACGATTGTACACTTTATTCTATCAAGGTTCTCGTCTCCACCTTCCTTCACAAGTGCTGCATTAAATTTCCTTTGTAAATTCATTTACACCAATAACGTGTCTTTGGTGTCGTTTTTAGTGACAGTGATGACACTGACGTTGTTAGCAATAGAAAGGTATCAGGCCCTTGTGAAACCGCTGACATCATCTCGCAGACTAACTTCTGAAAGGATTGCCTGCGTTATTACAGGAATCTGGTCAGCCTCCTTTGCTCTCGTGACGCCACTATTCGCTACTACTGCATATAAACCTGACGATAAGGAAATCTGTAGCCATGGTGATGCAAGGGAGGGTATAGTAATCTACATCTACTGTTTTGTAGTGATTCTTGCCCTTATTCCTTTTACGATAATCATGTTTTGTTATTCGTTTATCATATATGGCATGTACATCAACAAAACCATCTTCAACAACAACGGAGAAAGACGAGCAACACGACAGGAAATCACAGAAAAGCGAAGATTGGTGTGGCTTTTGATAATTCTCACATTGATATTTTTTGTGGCTTTTATTCCTTACGGAATTTTGCTAATTATGAAATACAGCGAAGTAAACAATGCTTTCATCATTGATCTCCACTATGCGACACAGTACCTCACGCTTCTCAACTTTGCTGTAAATCCTTTCATATACGCATTTGCAAGTTCTGGTTACCGACGGGGCTACGTGTTTCTCCTAAAGAAAATTACATGCCGTAATACCACGGTTAATGCCATCGAACTTCGTGAAATGCAATTACGGACTTCTGTACGTACCATGTAG
- the LOC138051104 gene encoding galanin receptor type 1-like isoform X2 yields MASQSSNNSSQQLSQSDQYTERTMTLVIIFIIISVGIIGNSMVIAVVKAIRGMRSTTNYLLVNIALADIITLLFTIVHFILSRFSSPPSFTSAALNFLCKFIYTNNVSLVSFLVTVMTLTLLAIERYQALVKPLTSSRRLTSERIACVITGIWSASFALVTPLFATTAYKPDDKEICSHGDAREGIVIYIYCFVVILALIPFTIIMFCYSFIIYGMYINKTIFNNNGERRATRQEITEKRRLVWLLIILTLIFFVAFIPYGILLIMKYSEVNNAFIIDLHYATQYLTLLNFAVNPFIYAFASSGYRRGYVFLLKKITCRNTTVNAIELREMQLRTSVRTM; encoded by the coding sequence ATGGCTTCCCAGTCGAGCAACAACAGCTCCCAGCAGCTGAGCCAATCAGACCAGTACACTGAACGGACTATGACGTTGGTTattatattcattattattagtgTTGGTATCATCGGTAATTCAATGGTCATAGCAGTGGTGAAGGCCATCCGTGGGATGAGATCAACAACCAACTATCTCCTCGTCAATATTGCTTTAGCAGATATTATTACGCTGCTCTTTACGATTGTACACTTTATTCTATCAAGGTTCTCGTCTCCACCTTCCTTCACAAGTGCTGCATTAAATTTCCTTTGTAAATTCATTTACACCAATAACGTGTCTTTGGTGTCGTTTTTAGTGACAGTGATGACACTGACGTTGTTAGCAATAGAAAGGTATCAGGCCCTTGTGAAACCGCTGACATCATCTCGCAGACTAACTTCTGAAAGGATTGCCTGCGTTATTACAGGAATCTGGTCAGCCTCCTTTGCTCTCGTGACGCCACTATTCGCTACTACTGCATATAAACCTGACGATAAGGAAATCTGTAGCCATGGTGATGCAAGGGAGGGTATAGTAATCTACATCTACTGTTTTGTAGTGATTCTTGCCCTTATTCCTTTTACGATAATCATGTTTTGTTATTCGTTTATCATATATGGCATGTACATCAACAAAACCATCTTCAACAACAACGGAGAAAGACGAGCAACACGACAGGAAATCACAGAAAAGCGAAGATTGGTGTGGCTTTTGATAATTCTCACATTGATATTTTTTGTGGCTTTTATTCCTTACGGAATTTTGCTAATTATGAAATACAGCGAAGTAAACAATGCTTTCATCATTGATCTCCACTATGCGACACAGTACCTCACGCTTCTCAACTTTGCTGTAAATCCTTTCATATACGCATTTGCAAGTTCTGGTTACCGACGGGGCTACGTGTTTCTCCTAAAGAAAATTACATGCCGTAATACCACGGTTAATGCCATCGAACTTCGTGAAATGCAATTACGGACTTCTGTACGTACCATGTAG